The following coding sequences are from one Haloarcula sp. DT43 window:
- a CDS encoding MarR family transcriptional regulator: MSTDLGTAEGMESRELVHFVTQQTRFALINNILQHPEQLPSMYELEELNPSVSDATVYKHIQNLIDAGIVKEVALDDDQRRQGYPWKFYGLTSEGREFLEEHNLLAAEETLQQIYDTISDKPEKMVKYEKAPRPEEA, translated from the coding sequence ATGAGCACCGACCTGGGAACTGCTGAGGGGATGGAATCTCGTGAACTCGTCCACTTCGTCACTCAGCAGACGCGGTTCGCGCTGATCAACAACATCCTCCAGCACCCCGAGCAGCTCCCCTCGATGTACGAACTCGAGGAGCTCAATCCCAGCGTGAGCGATGCCACCGTCTACAAGCACATCCAGAATCTCATCGACGCCGGTATCGTCAAGGAGGTTGCTCTGGATGACGACCAGCGCCGGCAGGGCTACCCCTGGAAGTTCTACGGCCTCACGTCGGAGGGGCGGGAGTTCCTAGAGGAGCACAACTTGCTCGCCGCAGAGGAGACCCTCCAGCAGATCTACGACACCATCTCAGACAAGCCCGAAAAGATGGTCAAGTACGAGAAGGCTCCCCGTCCCGAAGAAGCGTAA
- a CDS encoding helix-turn-helix transcriptional regulator — translation MLRRIELEVLATVDRGDTISELAAKLDHSESYLSRAVADRVEKGLVYTERDGRRKRVVPSDARAVELYRDLVRQHSHIEFPELLTGKALEVLYYLDQPRTVSEIADRSDNYRNTVNRILKRFRDRGLVGTADGRYEFNADFDRLHEFARELAHHLHRQRLEAVAPKGTILWEDYDEFLAQAETEINVEAFHETGLARFAAFDLQFLLTGHRYYVYSEDLDVVSPAELCCHTLLIDDGSRHRSYCLLLLSHVDVDEADLREQAAKYGLEDEIDALLRYLETHGEVDDARLPAWDEFQELAADYEIEQ, via the coding sequence GTGCTCCGGCGCATCGAACTCGAGGTCCTCGCCACGGTCGACCGCGGCGACACGATCTCCGAGCTCGCGGCGAAGCTCGACCACAGCGAGAGTTACCTCTCTCGTGCCGTCGCCGACCGCGTCGAGAAGGGGCTCGTCTACACGGAACGCGATGGCCGGCGAAAACGAGTCGTCCCGTCGGATGCTCGCGCCGTCGAACTCTATCGAGACCTCGTCCGCCAGCACTCCCACATCGAGTTCCCCGAACTGCTGACCGGGAAGGCACTCGAGGTGCTGTACTACCTCGATCAGCCGCGAACCGTCTCCGAGATCGCCGACCGGAGCGACAACTACCGCAACACGGTCAACCGTATCCTCAAGCGGTTTCGCGACCGTGGGCTCGTGGGGACAGCCGATGGCCGCTACGAGTTCAACGCCGACTTCGACCGCCTCCACGAGTTCGCCCGTGAACTCGCACACCATCTGCATCGCCAACGCCTCGAAGCCGTCGCCCCGAAGGGCACGATTCTCTGGGAGGACTACGACGAATTCCTCGCGCAGGCCGAGACGGAGATCAACGTGGAGGCGTTCCACGAAACCGGCCTCGCTCGATTCGCAGCCTTCGACCTCCAGTTCCTGCTTACCGGCCACCGCTACTACGTCTACTCCGAGGACCTCGACGTAGTCTCGCCGGCGGAGTTGTGTTGTCACACGCTGTTGATCGACGACGGAAGCCGCCACCGCTCGTACTGTCTCCTTCTCCTCAGCCACGTCGACGTCGACGAGGCGGATCTCCGAGAGCAGGCGGCGAAGTATGGCCTCGAAGACGAAATCGACGCCTTGCTTCGTTACCTCGAGACGCACGGCGAGGTCGACGATGCCCGGCTCCCGGCGTGGGACGAGTTCCAGGAGCTGGCTGCTGACTACGAAATCGAACAGTGA
- the orc4 gene encoding DNA replication protein Orc4, with translation MTPDSSPSSVDDPLFESGHRIFANKDLLKIGHVPEADRIVGRDEEISKLAKRLNGAVHGYSPENVMIYGKTGTGKSLVSKHVCQRAQNAAQDGVEIGTAYIDCAEDNTETQAISSLAAKLNDESSTGISVPHTGLSTSKYYKLLWKTLDTQFDSVIIILDEIDLMNDDSVLMKLSRAEEAGKIDCSVGVIAISNKIQYVDNVNERVKSSFQHKELFFKPYDANQLREIMFNREDAFQDGVLSEDVIPLSAAFAAQEHGDARKAIDILRHAGEVAYEAGAEQVTEEHVRQAQQHAEKDRFRELVNGAPTQAKAALLALTELSVNSNDDAFLTSRVYDQYERICNHLDMDILSVRRFRDILKEQAFLGVAEIEKINKGSAGGIHLQNRLIEDPQVVRETILEDSRMQDWTRE, from the coding sequence ATGACGCCCGACTCTTCACCCAGTTCTGTCGACGATCCACTCTTTGAATCCGGGCATCGTATCTTCGCGAACAAGGATCTCCTGAAAATCGGTCACGTGCCGGAGGCTGACCGGATCGTCGGTCGCGACGAGGAAATCTCGAAGCTCGCGAAACGTCTCAACGGTGCTGTCCACGGGTACTCCCCGGAAAACGTGATGATCTACGGGAAAACTGGGACCGGTAAATCTCTCGTTTCAAAACACGTCTGCCAACGAGCTCAGAATGCCGCTCAGGATGGCGTCGAGATTGGAACCGCGTATATCGACTGTGCTGAAGACAACACGGAGACTCAAGCAATCTCCTCACTGGCCGCGAAGCTGAACGATGAATCTTCGACTGGAATCTCCGTCCCACATACCGGCCTCAGTACGTCGAAATACTACAAACTCCTCTGGAAGACGCTCGACACTCAATTCGATTCTGTGATCATCATCCTCGACGAGATCGATCTGATGAACGACGACAGCGTGTTGATGAAACTCTCGCGCGCTGAGGAGGCGGGAAAAATCGACTGTAGCGTCGGTGTCATCGCGATCAGCAACAAGATCCAGTACGTCGACAACGTGAACGAGCGCGTGAAAAGCAGCTTCCAGCACAAGGAGCTGTTCTTCAAGCCATACGACGCCAACCAGCTTCGGGAGATCATGTTCAACCGTGAGGACGCCTTCCAGGACGGCGTCCTTTCCGAGGATGTGATTCCGCTCTCGGCGGCCTTCGCCGCGCAGGAACACGGCGATGCTCGGAAGGCAATCGACATTCTTCGCCACGCCGGCGAGGTCGCCTACGAGGCCGGAGCAGAGCAGGTGACGGAGGAACACGTCCGCCAGGCACAGCAGCACGCCGAAAAGGACCGGTTCAGAGAACTCGTGAACGGCGCACCCACGCAGGCGAAGGCGGCGTTGCTGGCGCTCACAGAACTGAGTGTCAACAGCAACGACGATGCGTTCCTCACGAGCCGGGTGTACGACCAGTACGAACGCATCTGCAACCATCTCGATATGGATATCCTCTCCGTCCGTCGGTTCCGCGACATCCTGAAAGAGCAGGCTTTCCTCGGGGTTGCCGAAATCGAGAAGATCAACAAGGGAAGTGCGGGCGGGATCCACCTCCAGAACCGACTCATCGAAGATCCCCAGGTCGTCCGCGAAACGATCCTTGAGGACAGCCGGATGCAGGACTGGACTCGCGAGTAG
- a CDS encoding type B DNA-directed DNA polymerase: protein MPFTIDFLDDGRVLEWEATADGALRTEHNDYTPRFYVATRSPEDDLDLAELRTQYERHPDVVRTEVVTQRPGFRRDDEPVLAVDVGHIDRVTSLARQARQLSSYPVGDLACFNVDFSREFRYCLENDISPTPATELSPLQLSVPVTETSNDVYGELTVAGDTVTGSPIELLSAVQAALENHDPDILVCSTGGIIPTLYEMATDAGVDDFSLSRWPEVDYQQLAGESTYTSYGQVGHSPARYNVPGRAIIDESNTFFYGETNLDGVLDLVSRSKKPVQELAWASIGNVLTAIQICEAHDRGVLVPWNSWRHEFYKPMGTLHDADRGGFIFAPEVDLHENVHELDFSSLYPNIICTRNVSPDVIRCDCHSDRDDVPGLGYSICDDRGYLVDVLQPIIDARDEIKAAIRREKERDDPDEDRLAELEGRSGALKWILVACFGYQGFSNAKFGRIECHEAINAFAREILLTAKQRLEAGGWRVVHGIVDSIWVTPDPDVDDDDREDLETLATEITERVQIRLEHEAHYDWVAFVPQRESDAGALTKYFGKVDGDDDFKIRGIEARQRSTPPFIEDVQRDCLDRLNATRSPDAVLGRLERAIGELQAGNVAVERLVERNRVSKPLESYSQNTQNVAALKRARDQDLAIHPGQDIEYVVVDDEKSSRDRVALAHEASETYDASYYETLLVRAVESVLSPLGWDRSDIRRELSGERDAVLSSFGATNELS from the coding sequence ATGCCGTTTACAATCGATTTCTTGGACGATGGTCGTGTATTAGAGTGGGAAGCCACGGCTGATGGCGCCCTACGGACCGAGCACAACGACTACACGCCGCGATTCTACGTAGCGACACGGTCTCCTGAGGACGACCTAGACCTTGCGGAACTTCGGACACAGTACGAGCGGCACCCGGATGTCGTGAGGACCGAAGTCGTCACCCAACGACCCGGCTTTCGTCGCGACGACGAACCCGTTCTCGCCGTCGACGTCGGCCACATCGACCGTGTCACGTCGCTCGCACGTCAAGCACGGCAGCTATCGTCGTATCCAGTCGGGGACCTCGCCTGTTTTAACGTCGACTTCTCGCGAGAGTTCCGCTACTGTCTGGAAAACGATATCAGCCCAACGCCGGCGACGGAACTGTCGCCGCTCCAACTCAGCGTTCCGGTGACCGAAACGAGCAACGACGTCTATGGGGAGTTAACGGTGGCCGGTGACACAGTTACTGGCTCACCGATAGAGCTCCTGAGTGCCGTGCAAGCAGCGCTCGAAAACCACGACCCGGATATCCTGGTCTGCTCGACGGGCGGGATTATTCCGACGCTGTACGAGATGGCGACAGACGCCGGCGTGGACGACTTCTCGCTGAGTCGGTGGCCCGAGGTCGACTACCAGCAACTCGCCGGCGAATCGACGTACACGAGCTACGGGCAGGTCGGGCATTCGCCAGCGCGGTACAACGTCCCCGGGCGGGCGATCATCGACGAGTCGAACACGTTCTTCTACGGGGAGACGAACCTCGACGGCGTTCTCGACCTCGTGTCGCGCTCGAAAAAGCCCGTCCAGGAACTCGCGTGGGCGTCGATCGGGAACGTGCTCACGGCGATCCAAATCTGCGAGGCCCACGACCGCGGCGTCCTCGTCCCGTGGAACTCCTGGCGTCACGAGTTCTACAAGCCGATGGGAACGCTCCACGACGCCGACCGCGGCGGCTTCATTTTCGCGCCCGAGGTCGACCTCCACGAGAACGTCCACGAACTCGACTTCTCCTCGTTGTATCCGAACATCATCTGTACCCGGAACGTCTCGCCGGACGTTATCCGGTGTGACTGCCACAGCGACCGCGACGACGTCCCCGGCCTCGGGTACTCGATCTGTGACGACCGGGGCTACCTCGTCGACGTGCTGCAGCCGATCATCGACGCTCGCGACGAGATCAAGGCGGCCATCCGTCGCGAGAAGGAACGGGACGATCCCGACGAGGACCGACTGGCGGAGCTCGAGGGGCGGTCGGGAGCGCTGAAGTGGATTCTCGTCGCCTGCTTCGGGTATCAAGGGTTCAGTAATGCGAAATTCGGCCGGATCGAGTGCCACGAGGCGATCAACGCGTTTGCTCGCGAGATTCTGCTGACGGCGAAACAGCGACTGGAAGCTGGCGGCTGGCGCGTCGTCCACGGCATCGTCGACTCCATCTGGGTGACGCCGGACCCCGACGTCGACGACGATGACCGCGAGGACCTCGAGACGCTCGCGACGGAGATCACGGAACGTGTCCAGATTCGGCTCGAACACGAAGCCCACTACGACTGGGTGGCGTTCGTGCCGCAGCGCGAGAGCGACGCCGGCGCGCTGACGAAGTACTTCGGGAAGGTCGACGGCGACGACGACTTCAAGATCAGAGGTATCGAAGCCCGGCAACGCTCAACCCCGCCGTTCATTGAGGATGTCCAGCGGGATTGTCTCGACCGGCTCAATGCCACGCGGTCACCGGACGCAGTACTCGGACGTCTCGAACGAGCAATCGGCGAACTACAGGCGGGCAACGTAGCAGTAGAGCGGCTCGTCGAGCGGAACCGTGTCTCCAAGCCCCTGGAAAGCTACTCACAGAATACTCAGAACGTGGCCGCCTTGAAACGGGCTCGCGACCAAGATCTGGCAATCCACCCGGGACAAGATATCGAGTACGTGGTCGTCGACGACGAGAAATCGTCGCGAGATCGGGTCGCCCTCGCCCACGAAGCGAGCGAGACCTACGACGCCTCGTACTACGAAACGCTGCTGGTCAGAGCAGTCGAGAGCGTGCTTTCACCGCTCGGATGGGACCGATCCGACATTCGCCGGGAGCTCTCCGGTGAGAGGGACGCCGTTTTGAGCTCGTTCGGAGCCACCAACGAACTGTCGTAG